A genomic segment from Orrella daihaiensis encodes:
- the hslU gene encoding ATP-dependent protease ATPase subunit HslU: protein MSANNMTPKEIVSELDKHIIGQHAAKKAVAVALRNRWRRQQVAEPLRHEIHPKNILMIGPTGVGKTEIARRLAKLANAPFIKIEATKFTEVGYVGRDVDTIIRDLAEMAVKQTREQAMKRVQTQAEDAAEDRILDVLIAPPRAADGSPIREESTARQTFRKRLREGALDDTEIEIDVNAPIPQMDILGPPGMEDMAEQLKSMFAGLSHDKKKTRKLKIKDAFKQIVEEEAAKRVNEENIKTDAVRLVEQHGIVFLDEIDKIAARNEGGTAEVSRQGVQRDLLPLVEGTTVTTKYGMIRTDHVLFIASGAFHLSRPSDLIPELQGRFPIRVELDSLSADDFVKILNETDASLTKQYKALLQTEEVHLDFTDEGIRRLAELAFDVNEQTENIGARRLYTVMERLLEDVSFDATSHSGQTIVIDAAYVNDKLQETAQSQDLARYVL, encoded by the coding sequence ATGTCCGCGAACAATATGACCCCAAAAGAAATTGTCTCTGAACTAGACAAACACATCATCGGCCAGCATGCCGCTAAAAAAGCCGTCGCCGTCGCGCTACGAAATCGTTGGCGCCGACAGCAGGTTGCCGAACCACTGCGTCACGAAATTCACCCTAAAAACATTCTGATGATCGGACCAACCGGTGTTGGCAAAACTGAAATCGCCAGACGTCTGGCCAAACTCGCCAATGCCCCCTTTATCAAGATCGAGGCCACCAAATTCACAGAGGTCGGCTATGTCGGCCGTGATGTTGATACCATCATTCGTGATCTGGCTGAGATGGCTGTCAAGCAAACCCGTGAGCAAGCCATGAAACGGGTGCAGACACAGGCTGAGGACGCCGCAGAAGACCGCATACTTGATGTGCTGATCGCCCCACCGCGAGCAGCAGACGGCTCGCCCATTCGCGAGGAGTCAACCGCAAGACAAACGTTTCGCAAGCGCTTGCGCGAAGGCGCGCTTGACGACACCGAAATCGAAATTGATGTCAACGCACCCATCCCGCAGATGGACATCCTCGGACCACCCGGGATGGAGGATATGGCTGAACAGCTTAAGAGCATGTTTGCCGGCCTGTCACACGACAAGAAAAAAACCCGCAAACTAAAGATCAAGGACGCGTTCAAGCAAATTGTCGAAGAAGAGGCAGCCAAACGGGTCAATGAAGAAAATATCAAGACTGATGCGGTTCGACTAGTTGAACAACACGGCATTGTGTTTCTCGATGAAATCGACAAAATAGCAGCCCGTAATGAAGGCGGCACTGCTGAGGTTTCACGCCAAGGGGTACAAAGAGATTTGTTGCCACTCGTAGAAGGCACAACGGTCACCACCAAATATGGCATGATCCGTACCGACCACGTTCTGTTCATCGCATCCGGTGCGTTTCATTTGTCGCGCCCCTCAGACTTGATTCCTGAACTGCAGGGTCGATTCCCGATTCGGGTAGAGCTCGATTCATTGTCAGCTGATGACTTTGTCAAGATCCTGAATGAGACAGATGCCTCTTTGACCAAACAGTACAAGGCGTTATTGCAAACGGAAGAAGTCCACCTTGACTTTACCGACGAGGGCATCCGACGTCTGGCTGAGCTGGCATTTGATGTCAACGAACAAACAGAAAATATCGGTGCCCGTCGTCTCTACACCGTCATGGAGCGCTTACTGGAGGATGTGTCGTTTGATGCCACGTCTCACAGCGGTCAAACCATTGTGATTGATGCAGCCTATGTGAACGACAAGCTGCAAGAAACGGCACAAAGTCAGGACCTGGCTCGCTATGTTCTCTAA
- the hslV gene encoding ATP-dependent protease subunit HslV has translation MEQFHATTIVCVRRGNRVAMGGDGQVTLGNIVIKGTARKIRRLYHDKVLAGFAGATADAFTLQERFEGKLEKHQGHLMRAAVELSRDWRTDRILRRLEAMLIVADHEHTLVLTGNGDVLEPENGLAAIGSGGAYAQSAALALLRHSEMPPEEIVKSSLTIAGDLCIYTNQEHIIEVL, from the coding sequence ATGGAACAATTTCACGCGACGACCATCGTATGCGTGCGGCGCGGCAACCGCGTCGCCATGGGCGGTGACGGACAGGTCACGCTAGGCAACATCGTCATCAAGGGCACTGCCCGCAAAATCCGCCGGCTGTATCACGACAAGGTACTCGCCGGTTTCGCCGGGGCGACGGCTGACGCTTTTACCCTGCAAGAACGGTTTGAGGGCAAACTCGAAAAGCATCAAGGTCATTTGATGCGTGCCGCTGTTGAGCTCTCACGCGACTGGCGCACCGATCGGATCTTGCGCCGACTTGAGGCGATGCTGATCGTCGCTGACCACGAACACACCTTGGTGCTAACCGGCAACGGCGATGTACTAGAGCCAGAAAACGGCCTGGCTGCCATTGGCTCTGGGGGCGCTTATGCACAATCTGCTGCCTTGGCGCTGTTAAGACACTCCGAAATGCCGCCCGAAGAGATCGTGAAATCGTCACTGACGATTGCTGGCGATCTCTGTATTTACACCAATCAAGAACACATCATTGAAGTCCTGTGA
- the dksA gene encoding RNA polymerase-binding protein DksA, translating into MATKAAPKKTKSAKADNTSIPTEAELLKMPESEYMNARQLAFFKQRLQQLEDEILTNAGETTEHLRETQFVPDPADRATIEEEHALELRTRDRERKLLKKVQQSLARIESGEYGWCEETGEAIGVPRLLARPTATLSLEAQERREMRQKMFGD; encoded by the coding sequence ATGGCAACCAAGGCGGCACCTAAAAAAACCAAATCGGCCAAGGCTGATAACACCTCCATTCCGACCGAGGCTGAATTGCTGAAAATGCCGGAGTCGGAGTATATGAACGCGCGGCAACTCGCATTTTTCAAGCAGCGTTTGCAGCAGCTTGAGGATGAGATTCTGACCAATGCTGGTGAAACCACTGAACATTTGCGTGAGACGCAATTCGTACCAGACCCAGCCGATCGCGCAACCATTGAAGAGGAGCACGCGCTCGAACTCAGAACACGGGATCGTGAACGCAAATTGCTCAAGAAAGTACAGCAGTCACTGGCTCGTATCGAATCAGGCGAGTATGGCTGGTGCGAAGAAACTGGTGAAGCCATCGGCGTTCCCCGCCTATTGGCACGCCCGACGGCCACGCTATCGCTTGAAGCACAAGAACGACGCGAAATGCGTCAGAAAATGTTCGGCGACTGA
- a CDS encoding CobW family GTP-binding protein, with amino-acid sequence MTQNPSIPLDQMVPVTILTGFLGAGKTTLLKRILTEFHGKRIAVIENEFGPESIDNDLLVEVHDEEIIELSNGCVCCTVRGDLLRTLTDLRRRREAGELNFERVIIETTGMANPGPVCQTFFMDDDVAEYFRLDSVITLVDAKHGMQTLDKQEEAQKQVGFADRILVSKRDLVTDQEFDVLRKRLVHMNPRAPIEVVNFGEVDLAKVIDISGFNLNSILDIDPEFLADTHPDAKHDHDHDHHHAHDHHHHHGHDHGHHHHHAHQDEIGAFVFKADKPFDPERLEEFLGGVVQVYGPDLLRYKGILYMKGIDRRMLFQGVHMLMGAEPGKPWAPKEKKATKMVFIGRKLPQEILTKGLEQCLAT; translated from the coding sequence ATGACACAAAACCCGTCGATTCCGCTGGACCAAATGGTACCCGTCACCATCCTGACCGGTTTTTTAGGGGCGGGTAAAACCACCCTGCTCAAGCGCATCCTGACGGAATTTCACGGCAAACGCATTGCGGTGATCGAAAACGAATTTGGACCGGAAAGCATCGATAACGATTTGCTCGTGGAGGTTCACGATGAGGAAATTATTGAGCTTTCAAATGGCTGCGTGTGTTGCACGGTTAGAGGTGACTTACTTAGAACCCTGACTGACCTGCGCCGTCGTCGTGAGGCTGGCGAACTGAACTTTGAACGCGTCATTATCGAAACCACTGGCATGGCCAATCCTGGTCCGGTCTGCCAGACGTTCTTTATGGATGATGATGTAGCCGAGTATTTCCGCCTAGATAGTGTCATTACCCTCGTCGATGCAAAACATGGCATGCAGACGCTCGACAAGCAAGAGGAAGCTCAGAAACAAGTCGGGTTTGCCGACCGTATCCTGGTCTCCAAGCGTGACCTGGTGACCGATCAAGAGTTTGATGTGCTCAGAAAGCGTCTGGTTCACATGAATCCTCGCGCACCGATTGAAGTGGTTAACTTTGGCGAAGTTGACCTAGCCAAAGTGATCGATATCAGTGGATTTAACCTTAACTCCATTCTGGATATAGATCCTGAGTTCCTGGCAGATACTCACCCGGATGCCAAGCATGATCATGATCATGACCATCACCACGCCCATGATCATCACCACCATCACGGCCACGACCACGGACATCATCACCACCACGCCCATCAGGACGAGATCGGTGCCTTCGTGTTCAAAGCAGACAAGCCGTTCGATCCTGAGCGCCTCGAGGAATTCCTAGGTGGGGTTGTTCAGGTATACGGACCCGATTTATTGCGTTATAAGGGCATCCTCTACATGAAAGGCATTGATCGGCGCATGCTGTTTCAAGGCGTACACATGTTGATGGGGGCGGAGCCTGGCAAGCCCTGGGCACCAAAAGAGAAAAAAGCCACCAAGATGGTATTTATTGGTCGCAAGCTACCGCAAGAGATTCTGACCAAGGGTCTTGAGCAGTGTCTGGCGACATAA
- a CDS encoding Fur family transcriptional regulator, with product MERSTKQRAAIREALQRADRPLLATEVLDMAQKSVPSLGIATVYRTLKALIEQESLQVVELPGENPRFEFAHGHHHHFCCKACGRVYDIHACPGDFGQMVPPGFQVSDHEVTLYGRCADCENAIPT from the coding sequence ATGGAAAGAAGCACGAAACAACGGGCTGCGATTCGTGAAGCACTTCAACGCGCTGATCGGCCTTTACTGGCAACTGAAGTGTTGGATATGGCCCAAAAGTCGGTGCCGTCATTGGGTATTGCCACTGTGTACCGGACTTTGAAGGCGCTGATCGAGCAGGAGTCTCTGCAAGTAGTTGAATTACCTGGGGAAAATCCTAGATTCGAGTTCGCGCACGGGCATCATCACCACTTCTGCTGTAAAGCCTGTGGACGGGTGTACGACATCCACGCCTGCCCCGGTGATTTCGGCCAAATGGTGCCGCCCGGCTTTCAGGTCAGTGACCATGAGGTAACACTTTACGGACGCTGTGCAGATTGCGAGAACGCAATCCCTACTTGA
- a CDS encoding metal ABC transporter solute-binding protein, Zn/Mn family, translating to MRVRLIKFLSSVAACSVVAVMPASALAANSEPVKVVATFSILADMVHQVGGENVIVTSLVGPDEDAHVFDPSPADAKALAQADVVVINGLGFEGWIDRLIKSSGFKGKLVVATEGIKPIEISEAKDDGHDHGKHSHDKHDKHDKHKHADHKHDHHDHGDFDPHAWQDLSNAKIYVKNIRDALLQVAPSAATDINLRADRYVAEIDALNQQIRNRLAEIPAQDRRVIASHGAFEYFAQAYDIKFFSLQGWTTEREPSAADVARLIREIKHDKVRALFVENMADPRLMNRISEETGVRVGGELYSDALSAPGTVADTYLKMFAYNADLIWSTLQQ from the coding sequence ATGAGAGTCAGATTGATTAAGTTCTTATCCTCTGTGGCAGCCTGCTCTGTCGTGGCTGTAATGCCCGCCTCGGCACTTGCCGCAAACTCAGAACCCGTCAAGGTGGTTGCGACCTTTTCTATTTTGGCGGATATGGTTCATCAAGTTGGCGGTGAAAATGTAATCGTGACTTCCTTGGTGGGTCCCGATGAAGATGCACACGTCTTTGATCCAAGCCCTGCTGATGCCAAAGCGCTGGCCCAAGCTGACGTCGTTGTCATCAATGGCTTGGGTTTCGAAGGCTGGATTGATCGATTGATTAAGTCTTCCGGATTCAAAGGAAAGCTCGTCGTGGCCACCGAGGGCATCAAGCCGATTGAAATTTCAGAGGCTAAAGACGATGGTCACGATCATGGCAAGCATTCGCATGATAAGCACGATAAGCACGATAAGCATAAACACGCCGATCACAAGCACGATCACCACGATCATGGTGATTTCGATCCCCATGCCTGGCAGGATTTGAGCAATGCCAAGATCTATGTAAAAAACATCCGTGATGCACTGCTTCAAGTCGCGCCATCGGCTGCTACTGACATCAATCTTCGCGCTGATCGATACGTCGCTGAGATTGATGCTTTGAATCAGCAGATACGCAACCGTCTGGCTGAAATTCCCGCTCAGGACCGGCGTGTGATTGCATCACACGGCGCGTTTGAGTATTTTGCGCAAGCCTACGACATCAAGTTCTTTTCTCTGCAGGGTTGGACGACTGAACGCGAGCCATCAGCCGCTGACGTTGCACGCCTGATCCGAGAAATCAAACATGACAAAGTCAGGGCCTTGTTCGTTGAGAACATGGCTGACCCAAGGTTGATGAACCGGATCTCCGAAGAAACGGGTGTACGTGTGGGTGGCGAGCTTTATTCGGATGCGTTGTCTGCACCCGGCACAGTGGCAGACACTTACCTCAAAATGTTTGCGTATAACGCCGATCTGATTTGGTCGACATTGCAGCAGTAA
- a CDS encoding metal ABC transporter permease, giving the protein MDALWMPFVEFTFMRRALVASLALALISGPVGVLLVMRRMSLAGDAIAHAVLPGAAVGYFIAGMSLPVLGLGAFVSALFVALLASFVASNTSQKEDASLAAFHLIALAIGVTLISVKGSSVDLMHLLFGSILAVDASALVLIAAATSVALVLLAFIWRVLLASSFDPLFLMQFGQSGKWVNQLFMLTVVLTFVACFQTLGTLMAVGLLMLPAIAARSWSRDIPKACVLASLFAMVSGSLGLLLSYHFSLPSGPAIVLTAGAIYLMSLLFGANDGLLLRFIPVARHRES; this is encoded by the coding sequence ATGGATGCACTGTGGATGCCTTTTGTCGAATTTACCTTCATGCGGCGAGCATTGGTGGCGTCATTGGCCCTTGCTTTAATCAGTGGGCCCGTAGGCGTCTTACTGGTCATGCGACGCATGAGCTTGGCCGGTGACGCCATCGCTCATGCGGTGTTGCCCGGTGCGGCGGTTGGTTATTTCATTGCCGGCATGTCTTTACCCGTGCTGGGGTTGGGTGCTTTTGTGAGCGCGTTGTTTGTTGCATTGCTGGCAAGCTTTGTTGCCAGCAACACATCACAAAAGGAAGACGCCAGTTTGGCAGCGTTTCACCTGATCGCTTTAGCAATCGGGGTGACACTGATTTCGGTCAAGGGTAGCAGCGTAGACCTCATGCACTTGTTATTTGGCAGCATTCTCGCAGTCGATGCCAGTGCGTTGGTTTTGATTGCAGCGGCAACCAGTGTGGCGTTGGTGCTGTTGGCATTTATCTGGCGCGTCTTGTTGGCCAGTAGTTTTGATCCGTTGTTTTTGATGCAGTTTGGACAGTCAGGCAAATGGGTAAATCAGCTATTTATGTTGACCGTGGTTCTCACGTTTGTCGCCTGTTTCCAAACGCTGGGCACCTTAATGGCCGTGGGTCTGTTGATGTTGCCCGCCATCGCGGCGCGATCATGGTCGCGAGACATACCGAAGGCCTGCGTGCTCGCAAGCTTGTTTGCCATGGTCAGTGGCTCGTTGGGACTTTTGTTGTCGTATCACTTTAGCTTGCCGTCAGGGCCTGCGATTGTTTTGACGGCTGGTGCAATTTATTTGATGTCGCTTTTGTTTGGCGCTAACGATGGTTTGTTGTTGCGATTCATTCCAGTGGCACGTCATCGAGAATCTTAA
- a CDS encoding metal ABC transporter ATP-binding protein: MDIAFCLSDVTIAYHGHPAVHHISGDFQAGSLTAIVGPNGAGKSTLLAALAGLRRPTHGKIERSADLSRPGAVAFLAQLSGINSDFPLRVLEVVAMGAWPRVGALGTVGQQEREAIDKALEQVGLKGFEDRLVDELSVGQLQRVLFARLIVQNAPVILLDEPFSALDAATTRDLLSVVSGWHREGRTVVAVLHDLDMVREHFPQTLLIARELVSWGETAQALSNAHLAQANHRSLAWQDTASWCEAPGVEHVHVHASGKEHH, encoded by the coding sequence GTGGATATTGCATTTTGTCTGTCGGATGTCACGATTGCCTACCACGGCCATCCAGCTGTTCACCACATCAGCGGTGACTTTCAAGCGGGATCGTTAACCGCGATTGTCGGACCCAATGGCGCGGGTAAATCGACGTTATTGGCTGCACTGGCTGGTTTACGACGGCCTACACACGGAAAGATCGAGCGCAGCGCTGACTTAAGCAGACCAGGTGCGGTGGCTTTTTTAGCGCAGTTATCCGGCATCAATTCAGATTTTCCATTACGGGTACTTGAAGTGGTCGCCATGGGAGCTTGGCCCCGTGTTGGCGCACTCGGGACAGTGGGTCAGCAAGAGCGCGAGGCCATTGACAAAGCGCTTGAACAAGTTGGTTTAAAGGGATTTGAAGATCGTCTGGTTGATGAGCTCTCGGTGGGGCAATTGCAACGCGTTCTGTTCGCACGTCTGATTGTCCAGAATGCACCTGTGATCTTGCTCGACGAGCCCTTTAGTGCGCTGGATGCGGCTACAACGCGCGACTTGTTGAGTGTGGTGTCGGGTTGGCACCGCGAGGGTCGTACGGTAGTCGCAGTGTTGCACGATCTGGACATGGTGCGTGAGCACTTCCCGCAGACCCTGTTGATTGCGCGCGAGTTGGTCAGTTGGGGGGAGACTGCACAAGCGCTATCCAATGCACATCTTGCTCAGGCCAATCACCGGTCGCTAGCCTGGCAAGACACGGCTTCCTGGTGTGAGGCGCCGGGTGTGGAGCATGTACACGTGCATGCGTCGGGCAAGGAGCATCACTAA